Proteins encoded within one genomic window of Eleutherodactylus coqui strain aEleCoq1 chromosome 1, aEleCoq1.hap1, whole genome shotgun sequence:
- the RHBDD2 gene encoding rhomboid domain-containing protein 2 has translation MEEEGSVCGSWGRVVRSWLPDVRLTPGSALTVLLSLAMSVPGMTREAPAGSNLDLQPEVLGSFTFHRLITYIYYHEDLPTLVCSCLIMWYFGGGFEESVGTVRFCFLTPLFAIWSGLLYLAVIATGIGLQADGKVQGFTSVAFSMMGVFIIRTNLRRLIFFGFLVPTKVMPLLFLIPALFIPHATVLSNVCGILVGVIYGMGGCFFLDPSESLLSRMDQLMPFRLLKSIPFWKYIPATSAERSASQTRKINPPPGSYPTQQYYTPPQGLPDVYSPYRHMKPSGAWPPAGASLYPTAAASGSPYGEGCPGAHAHSNDANDSVARMDFHSQKELGNSTNEPELQQVQTQ, from the exons ATGGAGGAAGAGGGGAGTGTGTGCGGCTCGTGGGGCAGAGTCGTGCGGTCCTGGCTGCCGGACGTGCGCCTCACCCCCGGCTCTGCACTCACTGTACTGTTGTCACTGGCGATGTCTGTCCCGGGAATGACGAGGGAGGCGCCTGCTGGAAGTAACCTGGACCTGCAGCCTGAAGTGCTGGGGAGCTTCACAT TCCACAGATTGATCACGTATATTTATTACCACGAGGATCTTCCAACGTTGGTCTGCAGTTGCCTTATTATGTGGTATTTTGGTGGCGGTTTTGAGGAAAGCGTTGGCACGGTGAGGTTCTGCTTCCTCACGCCTCTGTTTGCTATATGGAGTGGACTTCTCTACTTGGCGGTCATCGCCACAGGAATCGGCCTCCAAGCAGATGGAAAAGTCCAGGGATTTACATCAGTTGCTTTCTCAATGATGGGCGTCTTCATAATACGCACCAACCTGAGACGACTTATATTCTTTGGGTTCTTGGTGCCCACAAAGGTGATGCCACTGTTATTTCTCATCCCAGCTCTCTTTATACCGCATGCCACGGTCCTCAGTAATGTGTGTGGTATACTGGTGGGAGTGATTT ATGGCATGGGTGGCTGCTTCTTCTTGGACCCTTCAGAATCATTATTATCACGAATGGATCAGCTGATGCCATTCAGGTTACTGAAAAGCATTCCATTTTGGAAGTACATCCCTGCAACTTCAGCGGAAAGGAGTGCATCTCAAACCAGAAA GATCAACCCACCTCCTGGATCGTACCCAACACAGCAATATTATACTCCACCTCAAGGCCTCCCTGATGTCTATTCTCCATATCGTCACATGAAGCCAAGCGGAGCATGGCCTCCCGCCGGTGCCTCACTGTATCCGACAGCAGCAGCTTCCGGGTCACCATACGGCGAGGGCTGCCCAGGGGCGCACGCACACagtaatgacgctaatgattcTGTAGCACGTATGGACTTCCATTCCCAAAAAGAGCTTGGTAACTCTACTAATGAGCCAGAACTGCAGCAGGTCCAAACACAGTGA